A genome region from Taeniopygia guttata chromosome 5, bTaeGut7.mat, whole genome shotgun sequence includes the following:
- the PPP4R4 gene encoding serine/threonine-protein phosphatase 4 regulatory subunit 4 isoform X3 — MQLTAAVSFLTVLQEESVSIHTYSHSFLHIILQNLEHRDAGVSNAWLETLLAVIEALPKETVRHEILNPLVSKAQLSQTLQSRLVSCKIMGKVANKIEAHIVKREVLPLVKALCQDVEYEVRTCMCRQLEHVARGIGTELTKTMVLPELVELARDEGSSVRLAAFETLVNLLDMFDADDRSQTVLPLVKSFCEKSFKTDESILVSLSFHLGKLCNGLYGIFTPEQHLRFLEFYKKLSTLGLQQENGHNDNQLHLQTLEQEKKYISVRKNCAYNFPAMIVFVDPKNFHLELYSIFFCLCHDPEVPVRYTMAISFFEVAKLLNSDVYTIHKELVTLLQDESLEVLDALVGHLPEILELMTNGGENNGSESKLLSIPDLIPALTTAEQRAATSLKWRTHEKLLQKYACLPHIIPSDQIYYRFLHRMLTIILTNNVLPVQKAAARTLCVYLRYNRKQEQRHEVIQKLIEQLGQGKSYWNRLRFLDTCEFIMELFSKSFFCKYFFLPVLELTHDPVANVRMKLCCLLPKVKSTLKIPTDKHLLQQLELCIRKLLCQEKDKDVLTIVKRTVLELDRMEISVDAEQLEKEKQKNEGRSTNINDKIFEKKRRDSKTSSVLSKSVNLSISGSSSGTLAGKEEKKSKLVRSQSFSTQVLHPKYSNIDKCPNKSSATGYTSSVPGIGKSCMLSFSDDSFRTHSVGNSGNAAFPSSSSRNLFNSADQKNNGNKESQSRKMSIWYLIERVEWEKVKKKQKIKFLAHLTEKSGNQRLEEATFWWNKVGAADGTL; from the exons ATGCAGTTAAcagctgctgtttcttttctgacTGTTCTGCAAGAGGAGTCGGTGTCCATTCATACCTACTCCCACTCCTTCCTACACATCATTCTCCAGAACCTGGAACACAGAGATGCAG GTGTCAGCAATGCATGGTTAGAAACTCTTCTTGCTGTAATAGAAGCTTTACCAAAAGAAACTGTCAGACATGAG ATCCTGAATCCTCTTGTTTCCAAAGCACagctttctcaaacacttcagTCCCGCCTAGTTAGTTGTAAAATCATGGGAAAAGTAGCTAACAAAATTGAAGCTCATAT TGTTAAAAGAGAGGTTCTTCCATTGGTAAAAGCACTGTGCCAGGATGTGGAATATGAAGTTAGAACTTGCATGTGTCGGCAACTGGAACATGTAGCTCGAGGAATAGG GACAGAACTAACAAAAACCATGGTGCTTCCTGAGTTAGTGGAGCTGGCAAGAGATGAGGGCAGCAGTGTACGCCTGGCAGCTTTTGAGACCTTGGTGAATCTGCTTGATATGTTTGATGCAG atgatCGGAGTCAAACTGTTCTCCCATTAGTGAAATCGTTCTGTGAAAAATCCTTCAAAACAGATGAATCTATCCTAGTTTCTTTATCTTTCCATTTAGGAAAACTGTGTAATGGATTATATG gcatTTTTACTCCTGAACAGCACTTGCGGTTTTTGGAATTTTATAAGAAGCTTTCCACACTGGGGTTACAGCAGGAAAATGGGCATAATGATAATCAACTACATCTGCAAACTCTGGAACAGGAAAAGAAGTATATTTCAGTGAGGAAGAACTGTGCTTACAATTTTCCA GCCATGATTGTTTTTGTGGATCCAAAGAACTTCCATTTAGAACTTTATTCTATATTCTTCTGCCTTTGTCATGACCCCGAGGTTCCTGTCAGATATACCATGGCCATAAGTTTCTTTGAA GTTGCTAAGCTTTTAAATTCTGATGTGTATACAATACATAAAGAACTGGTTACGCTATTACAGGATGAGTCACTGGAG GTGTTAGATGCCCTAGTAGGTCACCTTCCTGAAATCCTTGAACTAATGACTAATGGAGGAGAAAACAATGGATCAGAAAGCAAG TTACTCTCTATTCCTGACTTGATTCCTGCGTTAACAACAGCAGAACAGAGAGCAGCGACTTCTTTAAAATGGAGAACTCATGAGAAGTTACTACAAAAATATGCATGTCTCCCTCATATCATACCGAGCGATCAGATCTATTACCGTTTTCTTCACAGGATGTTGACAATCATTTTGACAAAT AATGTTCTGCCAGTCCAAAAAGCAGCTGCTCGGACTTTGTGCGTTTATTTGCGCTACAATCGCAAGCAAGAGCAGAGACACGAGGTTATTCAGAAACTGATTGAAC aacttGGCCAAGGAAAAAGTTACTGGAACAGACTTCGTTTTTTAGATACTTGTGAATTCATTATGGAACTGTTTTCAAAATCATTCTTCTGTAAATACTTCTTTTTACCTGTGCTTGAACTTACACATGACCCAGTGGCAAATGTCAG aaTGAAGCTATGCTGTTTGTTGCCAAAAGTCAAATCTACTCTGAAGATTCCCACTGATAAACATTTACTTCAGCAGTTGGAATTATGTATAAGGAAACTTCTATGTCAAGAGAAAGACAAAGATGTCTTGACTATTGTGAAAAGA ACAGTGTTAGAATTGGACAGAATGGAGATCTCTGTAGATGCT GAACAATTagaaaaagagaagcagaaaaatgaaggaagaTCTACAAATattaatgataaaatatttgaaaagaaac gTAGAGACAGTAAAACATCATCAGTGTTGTCAAAAAGTGTCAATCTCTCTATTTCTGGAAGCTCTTCTGGTACATTAGCAG gcaaagaagaaaaaaaatccaagctgGTTCGAAGCCAATCTTTCAGTACTCAAGTACTGCATCCAAAATACAGCAACATAGACAAGTGTCCTAA taAAAGTTCTGCTACAGGATATACATCTTCCGTACCAGGAATAGGAAAGAGTTGTATGTTATCCTTTAGTG ATGATTCATTCCGGACTCATTCTGTTGGCAATAGTGGGAATGCTGCCTTCCCTTCCAGTTCTTCTCGCAACTTATTTAACTCAGCTGACCAAAAGAACAATGGAAATAAGGAGAGTCAGTCCCGAAAGATGAGCAT CTGGTATCTAATTGAGAGGGTGGAATGGGAAAAAGTGAAG aaaaaacagaaaatcaaattcCTAGCTCATCTGACAGAAAAATCAGGGAACCAGAGACTGGAGGAAGCAACGTTCTGGTGGAATAAGGTGGGAGCAGCAGATGGGACTCTCTAA
- the PPP4R4 gene encoding serine/threonine-protein phosphatase 4 regulatory subunit 4 isoform X2, with product MRPVIFSKMDFSHSSLFGYIEDLQELTIIERPVRRSLKTPEEIERLTVDEELSDIERAVYLLSSGQDIQGTSVVANLPVLMRQNPAETLRRVLPKIREVLHVAGVEMQLTAAVSFLTVLQEESVSIHTYSHSFLHIILQNLEHRDAGVSNAWLETLLAVIEALPKETVRHEILNPLVSKAQLSQTLQSRLVSCKIMGKVANKIEAHIVKREVLPLVKALCQDVEYEVRTCMCRQLEHVARGIGTELTKTMVLPELVELARDEGSSVRLAAFETLVNLLDMFDADDRSQTVLPLVKSFCEKSFKTDESILVSLSFHLGKLCNGLYGIFTPEQHLRFLEFYKKLSTLGLQQENGHNDNQLHLQTLEQEKKYISVRKNCAYNFPAMIVFVDPKNFHLELYSIFFCLCHDPEVPVRYTMAISFFEVAKLLNSDVYTIHKELVTLLQDESLEVLDALVGHLPEILELMTNGGENNGSESKLLSIPDLIPALTTAEQRAATSLKWRTHEKLLQKYACLPHIIPSDQIYYRFLHRMLTIILTNNVLPVQKAAARTLCVYLRYNRKQEQRHEVIQKLIEQLGQGKSYWNRLRFLDTCEFIMELFSKSFFCKYFFLPVLELTHDPVANVRMKLCCLLPKVKSTLKIPTDKHLLQQLELCIRKLLCQEKDKDVLTIVKRTVLELDRMEISVDAEQLEKEKQKNEGRSTNINDKIFEKKRRDSKTSSVLSKSVNLSISGSSSGTLAGKEEKKSKLVRSQSFSTQVLHPKYSNIDKCPNKSSATGYTSSVPGIGKSCMLSFSDDSFRTHSVGNSGNAAFPSSSSRNLFNSADQKNNGNKESQSRKMSIKNRKSNS from the exons TTCTGGTCAGGATATACAAGGAACAAGTGTGGTGGCAAATCTTCCAGTCCTTATGCGACAGAATCCTGCAGAAACACTTCGTCGAGTTTTACCAAAAATCAGA GAGGTTCTGCATGTTGCAGGAGTGGAAATGCAGTTAAcagctgctgtttcttttctgacTGTTCTGCAAGAGGAGTCGGTGTCCATTCATACCTACTCCCACTCCTTCCTACACATCATTCTCCAGAACCTGGAACACAGAGATGCAG GTGTCAGCAATGCATGGTTAGAAACTCTTCTTGCTGTAATAGAAGCTTTACCAAAAGAAACTGTCAGACATGAG ATCCTGAATCCTCTTGTTTCCAAAGCACagctttctcaaacacttcagTCCCGCCTAGTTAGTTGTAAAATCATGGGAAAAGTAGCTAACAAAATTGAAGCTCATAT TGTTAAAAGAGAGGTTCTTCCATTGGTAAAAGCACTGTGCCAGGATGTGGAATATGAAGTTAGAACTTGCATGTGTCGGCAACTGGAACATGTAGCTCGAGGAATAGG GACAGAACTAACAAAAACCATGGTGCTTCCTGAGTTAGTGGAGCTGGCAAGAGATGAGGGCAGCAGTGTACGCCTGGCAGCTTTTGAGACCTTGGTGAATCTGCTTGATATGTTTGATGCAG atgatCGGAGTCAAACTGTTCTCCCATTAGTGAAATCGTTCTGTGAAAAATCCTTCAAAACAGATGAATCTATCCTAGTTTCTTTATCTTTCCATTTAGGAAAACTGTGTAATGGATTATATG gcatTTTTACTCCTGAACAGCACTTGCGGTTTTTGGAATTTTATAAGAAGCTTTCCACACTGGGGTTACAGCAGGAAAATGGGCATAATGATAATCAACTACATCTGCAAACTCTGGAACAGGAAAAGAAGTATATTTCAGTGAGGAAGAACTGTGCTTACAATTTTCCA GCCATGATTGTTTTTGTGGATCCAAAGAACTTCCATTTAGAACTTTATTCTATATTCTTCTGCCTTTGTCATGACCCCGAGGTTCCTGTCAGATATACCATGGCCATAAGTTTCTTTGAA GTTGCTAAGCTTTTAAATTCTGATGTGTATACAATACATAAAGAACTGGTTACGCTATTACAGGATGAGTCACTGGAG GTGTTAGATGCCCTAGTAGGTCACCTTCCTGAAATCCTTGAACTAATGACTAATGGAGGAGAAAACAATGGATCAGAAAGCAAG TTACTCTCTATTCCTGACTTGATTCCTGCGTTAACAACAGCAGAACAGAGAGCAGCGACTTCTTTAAAATGGAGAACTCATGAGAAGTTACTACAAAAATATGCATGTCTCCCTCATATCATACCGAGCGATCAGATCTATTACCGTTTTCTTCACAGGATGTTGACAATCATTTTGACAAAT AATGTTCTGCCAGTCCAAAAAGCAGCTGCTCGGACTTTGTGCGTTTATTTGCGCTACAATCGCAAGCAAGAGCAGAGACACGAGGTTATTCAGAAACTGATTGAAC aacttGGCCAAGGAAAAAGTTACTGGAACAGACTTCGTTTTTTAGATACTTGTGAATTCATTATGGAACTGTTTTCAAAATCATTCTTCTGTAAATACTTCTTTTTACCTGTGCTTGAACTTACACATGACCCAGTGGCAAATGTCAG aaTGAAGCTATGCTGTTTGTTGCCAAAAGTCAAATCTACTCTGAAGATTCCCACTGATAAACATTTACTTCAGCAGTTGGAATTATGTATAAGGAAACTTCTATGTCAAGAGAAAGACAAAGATGTCTTGACTATTGTGAAAAGA ACAGTGTTAGAATTGGACAGAATGGAGATCTCTGTAGATGCT GAACAATTagaaaaagagaagcagaaaaatgaaggaagaTCTACAAATattaatgataaaatatttgaaaagaaac gTAGAGACAGTAAAACATCATCAGTGTTGTCAAAAAGTGTCAATCTCTCTATTTCTGGAAGCTCTTCTGGTACATTAGCAG gcaaagaagaaaaaaaatccaagctgGTTCGAAGCCAATCTTTCAGTACTCAAGTACTGCATCCAAAATACAGCAACATAGACAAGTGTCCTAA taAAAGTTCTGCTACAGGATATACATCTTCCGTACCAGGAATAGGAAAGAGTTGTATGTTATCCTTTAGTG ATGATTCATTCCGGACTCATTCTGTTGGCAATAGTGGGAATGCTGCCTTCCCTTCCAGTTCTTCTCGCAACTTATTTAACTCAGCTGACCAAAAGAACAATGGAAATAAGGAGAGTCAGTCCCGAAAGATGAGCAT aaaaaacagaaaatcaaattcCTAG
- the PPP4R4 gene encoding serine/threonine-protein phosphatase 4 regulatory subunit 4 isoform X4, whose translation MRPVIFSKMDFSHSSLFGYIEDLQELTIIERPVRRSLKTPEEIERLTVDEELSDIERAVYLLSSGQDIQGTSVVANLPVLMRQNPAETLRRVLPKIREVLHVAGVEMQLTAAVSFLTVLQEESVSIHTYSHSFLHIILQNLEHRDAGVSNAWLETLLAVIEALPKETVRHEILNPLVSKAQLSQTLQSRLVSCKIMGKVANKIEAHIVKREVLPLVKALCQDVEYEVRTCMCRQLEHVARGIGTELTKTMVLPELVELARDEGSSVRLAAFETLVNLLDMFDADDRSQTVLPLVKSFCEKSFKTDESILVSLSFHLGKLCNGLYGIFTPEQHLRFLEFYKKLSTLGLQQENGHNDNQLHLQTLEQEKKYISVRKNCAYNFPAMIVFVDPKNFHLELYSIFFCLCHDPEVPVRYTMAISFFEVAKLLNSDVYTIHKELVTLLQDESLEVLDALVGHLPEILELMTNGGENNGSESKLLSIPDLIPALTTAEQRAATSLKWRTHEKLLQKYACLPHIIPSDQIYYRFLHRMLTIILTNNVLPVQKAAARTLCVYLRYNRKQEQRHEVIQKLIEQLGQGKSYWNRLRFLDTCEFIMELFSKSFFCKYFFLPVLELTHDPVANVRMKLCCLLPKVKSTLKIPTDKHLLQQLELCIRKLLCQEKDKDVLTIVKRTVLELDRMEISVDAFQKRFYENDLLDQEKERQEHLLEIEQLEKEKQKNEGRSTNINDKIFEKKRRDSKTSSVLSKSVNLSISGSSSGTLAGKEEKKSKLVRSQSFSTQVLHPKYSNIDKCPNKSSATGYTSSVPGIGKSCMLSFSDDSFRTHSVGNSGNAAFPSSSSRNLFNSADQKNNGNKESQSRKMSIKNRKSNS comes from the exons TTCTGGTCAGGATATACAAGGAACAAGTGTGGTGGCAAATCTTCCAGTCCTTATGCGACAGAATCCTGCAGAAACACTTCGTCGAGTTTTACCAAAAATCAGA GAGGTTCTGCATGTTGCAGGAGTGGAAATGCAGTTAAcagctgctgtttcttttctgacTGTTCTGCAAGAGGAGTCGGTGTCCATTCATACCTACTCCCACTCCTTCCTACACATCATTCTCCAGAACCTGGAACACAGAGATGCAG GTGTCAGCAATGCATGGTTAGAAACTCTTCTTGCTGTAATAGAAGCTTTACCAAAAGAAACTGTCAGACATGAG ATCCTGAATCCTCTTGTTTCCAAAGCACagctttctcaaacacttcagTCCCGCCTAGTTAGTTGTAAAATCATGGGAAAAGTAGCTAACAAAATTGAAGCTCATAT TGTTAAAAGAGAGGTTCTTCCATTGGTAAAAGCACTGTGCCAGGATGTGGAATATGAAGTTAGAACTTGCATGTGTCGGCAACTGGAACATGTAGCTCGAGGAATAGG GACAGAACTAACAAAAACCATGGTGCTTCCTGAGTTAGTGGAGCTGGCAAGAGATGAGGGCAGCAGTGTACGCCTGGCAGCTTTTGAGACCTTGGTGAATCTGCTTGATATGTTTGATGCAG atgatCGGAGTCAAACTGTTCTCCCATTAGTGAAATCGTTCTGTGAAAAATCCTTCAAAACAGATGAATCTATCCTAGTTTCTTTATCTTTCCATTTAGGAAAACTGTGTAATGGATTATATG gcatTTTTACTCCTGAACAGCACTTGCGGTTTTTGGAATTTTATAAGAAGCTTTCCACACTGGGGTTACAGCAGGAAAATGGGCATAATGATAATCAACTACATCTGCAAACTCTGGAACAGGAAAAGAAGTATATTTCAGTGAGGAAGAACTGTGCTTACAATTTTCCA GCCATGATTGTTTTTGTGGATCCAAAGAACTTCCATTTAGAACTTTATTCTATATTCTTCTGCCTTTGTCATGACCCCGAGGTTCCTGTCAGATATACCATGGCCATAAGTTTCTTTGAA GTTGCTAAGCTTTTAAATTCTGATGTGTATACAATACATAAAGAACTGGTTACGCTATTACAGGATGAGTCACTGGAG GTGTTAGATGCCCTAGTAGGTCACCTTCCTGAAATCCTTGAACTAATGACTAATGGAGGAGAAAACAATGGATCAGAAAGCAAG TTACTCTCTATTCCTGACTTGATTCCTGCGTTAACAACAGCAGAACAGAGAGCAGCGACTTCTTTAAAATGGAGAACTCATGAGAAGTTACTACAAAAATATGCATGTCTCCCTCATATCATACCGAGCGATCAGATCTATTACCGTTTTCTTCACAGGATGTTGACAATCATTTTGACAAAT AATGTTCTGCCAGTCCAAAAAGCAGCTGCTCGGACTTTGTGCGTTTATTTGCGCTACAATCGCAAGCAAGAGCAGAGACACGAGGTTATTCAGAAACTGATTGAAC aacttGGCCAAGGAAAAAGTTACTGGAACAGACTTCGTTTTTTAGATACTTGTGAATTCATTATGGAACTGTTTTCAAAATCATTCTTCTGTAAATACTTCTTTTTACCTGTGCTTGAACTTACACATGACCCAGTGGCAAATGTCAG aaTGAAGCTATGCTGTTTGTTGCCAAAAGTCAAATCTACTCTGAAGATTCCCACTGATAAACATTTACTTCAGCAGTTGGAATTATGTATAAGGAAACTTCTATGTCAAGAGAAAGACAAAGATGTCTTGACTATTGTGAAAAGA ACAGTGTTAGAATTGGACAGAATGGAGATCTCTGTAGATGCT tttcAGAAAAGATTTTACGAAAATGATTTATTAGATCAAGAAAAGGAGAGACAAGAACATCTTTTGGAAATA GAACAATTagaaaaagagaagcagaaaaatgaaggaagaTCTACAAATattaatgataaaatatttgaaaagaaac gTAGAGACAGTAAAACATCATCAGTGTTGTCAAAAAGTGTCAATCTCTCTATTTCTGGAAGCTCTTCTGGTACATTAGCAG gcaaagaagaaaaaaaatccaagctgGTTCGAAGCCAATCTTTCAGTACTCAAGTACTGCATCCAAAATACAGCAACATAGACAAGTGTCCTAA taAAAGTTCTGCTACAGGATATACATCTTCCGTACCAGGAATAGGAAAGAGTTGTATGTTATCCTTTAGTG ATGATTCATTCCGGACTCATTCTGTTGGCAATAGTGGGAATGCTGCCTTCCCTTCCAGTTCTTCTCGCAACTTATTTAACTCAGCTGACCAAAAGAACAATGGAAATAAGGAGAGTCAGTCCCGAAAGATGAGCAT aaaaaacagaaaatcaaattcCTAG
- the PPP4R4 gene encoding serine/threonine-protein phosphatase 4 regulatory subunit 4 isoform X1 has product MRPVIFSKMDFSHSSLFGYIEDLQELTIIERPVRRSLKTPEEIERLTVDEELSDIERAVYLLSSGQDIQGTSVVANLPVLMRQNPAETLRRVLPKIREVLHVAGVEMQLTAAVSFLTVLQEESVSIHTYSHSFLHIILQNLEHRDAGVSNAWLETLLAVIEALPKETVRHEILNPLVSKAQLSQTLQSRLVSCKIMGKVANKIEAHIVKREVLPLVKALCQDVEYEVRTCMCRQLEHVARGIGTELTKTMVLPELVELARDEGSSVRLAAFETLVNLLDMFDADDRSQTVLPLVKSFCEKSFKTDESILVSLSFHLGKLCNGLYGIFTPEQHLRFLEFYKKLSTLGLQQENGHNDNQLHLQTLEQEKKYISVRKNCAYNFPAMIVFVDPKNFHLELYSIFFCLCHDPEVPVRYTMAISFFEVAKLLNSDVYTIHKELVTLLQDESLEVLDALVGHLPEILELMTNGGENNGSESKLLSIPDLIPALTTAEQRAATSLKWRTHEKLLQKYACLPHIIPSDQIYYRFLHRMLTIILTNNVLPVQKAAARTLCVYLRYNRKQEQRHEVIQKLIEQLGQGKSYWNRLRFLDTCEFIMELFSKSFFCKYFFLPVLELTHDPVANVRMKLCCLLPKVKSTLKIPTDKHLLQQLELCIRKLLCQEKDKDVLTIVKRTVLELDRMEISVDAEQLEKEKQKNEGRSTNINDKIFEKKRRDSKTSSVLSKSVNLSISGSSSGTLAGKEEKKSKLVRSQSFSTQVLHPKYSNIDKCPNKSSATGYTSSVPGIGKSCMLSFSDDSFRTHSVGNSGNAAFPSSSSRNLFNSADQKNNGNKESQSRKMSIWYLIERVEWEKVKKKQKIKFLAHLTEKSGNQRLEEATFWWNKVGAADGTL; this is encoded by the exons TTCTGGTCAGGATATACAAGGAACAAGTGTGGTGGCAAATCTTCCAGTCCTTATGCGACAGAATCCTGCAGAAACACTTCGTCGAGTTTTACCAAAAATCAGA GAGGTTCTGCATGTTGCAGGAGTGGAAATGCAGTTAAcagctgctgtttcttttctgacTGTTCTGCAAGAGGAGTCGGTGTCCATTCATACCTACTCCCACTCCTTCCTACACATCATTCTCCAGAACCTGGAACACAGAGATGCAG GTGTCAGCAATGCATGGTTAGAAACTCTTCTTGCTGTAATAGAAGCTTTACCAAAAGAAACTGTCAGACATGAG ATCCTGAATCCTCTTGTTTCCAAAGCACagctttctcaaacacttcagTCCCGCCTAGTTAGTTGTAAAATCATGGGAAAAGTAGCTAACAAAATTGAAGCTCATAT TGTTAAAAGAGAGGTTCTTCCATTGGTAAAAGCACTGTGCCAGGATGTGGAATATGAAGTTAGAACTTGCATGTGTCGGCAACTGGAACATGTAGCTCGAGGAATAGG GACAGAACTAACAAAAACCATGGTGCTTCCTGAGTTAGTGGAGCTGGCAAGAGATGAGGGCAGCAGTGTACGCCTGGCAGCTTTTGAGACCTTGGTGAATCTGCTTGATATGTTTGATGCAG atgatCGGAGTCAAACTGTTCTCCCATTAGTGAAATCGTTCTGTGAAAAATCCTTCAAAACAGATGAATCTATCCTAGTTTCTTTATCTTTCCATTTAGGAAAACTGTGTAATGGATTATATG gcatTTTTACTCCTGAACAGCACTTGCGGTTTTTGGAATTTTATAAGAAGCTTTCCACACTGGGGTTACAGCAGGAAAATGGGCATAATGATAATCAACTACATCTGCAAACTCTGGAACAGGAAAAGAAGTATATTTCAGTGAGGAAGAACTGTGCTTACAATTTTCCA GCCATGATTGTTTTTGTGGATCCAAAGAACTTCCATTTAGAACTTTATTCTATATTCTTCTGCCTTTGTCATGACCCCGAGGTTCCTGTCAGATATACCATGGCCATAAGTTTCTTTGAA GTTGCTAAGCTTTTAAATTCTGATGTGTATACAATACATAAAGAACTGGTTACGCTATTACAGGATGAGTCACTGGAG GTGTTAGATGCCCTAGTAGGTCACCTTCCTGAAATCCTTGAACTAATGACTAATGGAGGAGAAAACAATGGATCAGAAAGCAAG TTACTCTCTATTCCTGACTTGATTCCTGCGTTAACAACAGCAGAACAGAGAGCAGCGACTTCTTTAAAATGGAGAACTCATGAGAAGTTACTACAAAAATATGCATGTCTCCCTCATATCATACCGAGCGATCAGATCTATTACCGTTTTCTTCACAGGATGTTGACAATCATTTTGACAAAT AATGTTCTGCCAGTCCAAAAAGCAGCTGCTCGGACTTTGTGCGTTTATTTGCGCTACAATCGCAAGCAAGAGCAGAGACACGAGGTTATTCAGAAACTGATTGAAC aacttGGCCAAGGAAAAAGTTACTGGAACAGACTTCGTTTTTTAGATACTTGTGAATTCATTATGGAACTGTTTTCAAAATCATTCTTCTGTAAATACTTCTTTTTACCTGTGCTTGAACTTACACATGACCCAGTGGCAAATGTCAG aaTGAAGCTATGCTGTTTGTTGCCAAAAGTCAAATCTACTCTGAAGATTCCCACTGATAAACATTTACTTCAGCAGTTGGAATTATGTATAAGGAAACTTCTATGTCAAGAGAAAGACAAAGATGTCTTGACTATTGTGAAAAGA ACAGTGTTAGAATTGGACAGAATGGAGATCTCTGTAGATGCT GAACAATTagaaaaagagaagcagaaaaatgaaggaagaTCTACAAATattaatgataaaatatttgaaaagaaac gTAGAGACAGTAAAACATCATCAGTGTTGTCAAAAAGTGTCAATCTCTCTATTTCTGGAAGCTCTTCTGGTACATTAGCAG gcaaagaagaaaaaaaatccaagctgGTTCGAAGCCAATCTTTCAGTACTCAAGTACTGCATCCAAAATACAGCAACATAGACAAGTGTCCTAA taAAAGTTCTGCTACAGGATATACATCTTCCGTACCAGGAATAGGAAAGAGTTGTATGTTATCCTTTAGTG ATGATTCATTCCGGACTCATTCTGTTGGCAATAGTGGGAATGCTGCCTTCCCTTCCAGTTCTTCTCGCAACTTATTTAACTCAGCTGACCAAAAGAACAATGGAAATAAGGAGAGTCAGTCCCGAAAGATGAGCAT CTGGTATCTAATTGAGAGGGTGGAATGGGAAAAAGTGAAG aaaaaacagaaaatcaaattcCTAGCTCATCTGACAGAAAAATCAGGGAACCAGAGACTGGAGGAAGCAACGTTCTGGTGGAATAAGGTGGGAGCAGCAGATGGGACTCTCTAA